The DNA sequence TCCACGTGCACGCGGCCGGCGTGCCGTTGGACGATCCCGTACATCACCGACAGGCCGAGGCCCGTTCCCTTCCCCTCTTCCTTGGTCGTGAAGAAGGGCTCGAAGATCCTCAGTTGGACGTCCTCGGGAATACCGATGCCCGTGTCGGCGATGTCGACACCCAGGTGCTCGTCGTCGACGCGGTGGACGTCGACCCGCAGTTCGCCCCCGTCGGGCATGGCGTCGATGGCGTTCATCATGACGGCCAGGCAGGCCTGCTGGATCTGGTTGCCGTCGCACTCGATCTCGGGCAGGTCGTCCTCGACGTTCAGCATCACCTGCACGTCCTGGAGGTCGGCCTGGTGCTGGACCAGACGAAGGGCCCGTCGCTGCACCTCGCCGAGATCCTCCGTTGCCATGGAGAGCTCTCGCTGACGCGAGAACATGAGCAGATTCC is a window from the Candidatus Krumholzibacteriia bacterium genome containing:
- a CDS encoding ATP-binding protein; its protein translation is PLAGILVSVKLVRRRLEKLIGDDEARAKTDDTLAMIERETARSGDIVRNLLMFSRQRELSMATEDLGEVQRRALRLVQHQADLQDVQVMLNVEDDLPEIECDGNQIQQACLAVMMNAIDAMPDGGELRVDVHRVDDEHLGVDIADTGIGIPEDVQLRIFEPFFTTKEEGKGTGLGLSVMYGIVQRHAGRVHVDSEVGRGTTIRIVLPLHPEVRETDPAGTELESR